A DNA window from Brassica napus cultivar Da-Ae chromosome C1, Da-Ae, whole genome shotgun sequence contains the following coding sequences:
- the LOC106373533 gene encoding probable tRNA N6-adenosine threonylcarbamoyltransferase → MDVSFSGILSYIKSTAEEKLKNNEGTPADLCYSLQTFFAMLVETRAMAHRDKKDVLIVGGVGCNERLQDMMRTMCSERDGTLFATDDRYCIDNGAMIAYTGLLEFVNGIETPLEDTTFAQRFRTDEVPCGVAREGRVGTWR, encoded by the exons ATGGATGTGTCATTCAGTGGGATATTGAGTTATATCAAAAGTACTGCCGAGGAGAAGCTCAAGAACAACGAGGGCACACCTGCAGATTTGTGCTACTCCCTTCAA ACGTTCTTTGCGATGTTGGTTGAGACACGAGCGATGGCTCATCGCGACAAGAAAGACGTTTTGATAGTTGGTGGTGTCGGGTGTAACGAGCGGTTGCAGGACATGATGAGGACTATGTGCTCTGAACGTGACGGGACGCTTTTTGCAACGGATGATCGTTACTGTATTGATAATGGAGCGATGATTGCGTACACGGGTCTTCTTGAGTTTGTTAACGGTATTGAAACGCCGTTAGAAGACACTACCTTTGCGCAGCGGTTTCGCACGGACGAGGTTCCGTGCGGGGTGGCGAGAGAAGGAAGAGTTGGTACGTGGAGATAA